The DNA region GTTTTATTTCTATTATCCAATAATTTTTTACTTGATACTTTATCTAACATAAACCCATTAGCAGTTCGTATATTATTTTCATATTCACAATCATAATAAACACAGACAATATCATCTACCGAGAGAATATTTATACCTATTCCTTTAACACACAAAGTAACATCTATCAATTTATGCAATAGCTTTAGATTTTCTAATACTCTATAATTTTTTGTAGATAAATTCATGTCTTTGTCAATCCAAATAACGATATTATCTCTTCCTAGTATCTTTTCCATTTCTAAAATAGCTTCAATTTCAAATCTTTGTAAATATTTAACCTGCAAAAATATATTTTTCTTGGCTGATTTAATAAGTCTTACTCTAAAATTTATATCTATATAATTAACTACAAATTTATTCATATAAACTCATTCCATTAATATATTATTCTACATTAATGTATATTAAAATATTTCAAATTATATACTTTACAAATTTTAGGCATTATTTTTTCCAAGAAAATGCTTTAGTTATACTTAACGTAGTTTCCAAAATAAGGCTCAACCTCCGAGGCACTAGGAGATGACTGTAAGTCACTCCTCGCTACTATTTTTCCCAAGTCACTGTTACCCTTGCGAAGGAATGATGACTGAGCTTGCTAAAGAACAATTATGCAGAGTTTTGGGCAATATTGATGGGATCACTGTTGCGGATGCTTTGTATACTTTTGCTGATTATCTATAATTGTTAATTCATTTTTAGAGCAGTTCACTGTTCTTTTATTTTTTACTTATGATTGATAAATTAAAGTGAAATTTTAGGTTAATTTATCTTCTAAATAGGATATTTTAAATTGTAAATTTATCGTTTCTTTGGAGAAAATAAATTGCAAAAAGTAGGATAAAACAAAGTGTTAATCAACATCTATTCTTAAATTATAAAATAAACTTACTCAATAACTACAATTTTATATATTAAATTTTATCATATTTCTTAAACTATTATCCATGTCTTTTAAATATTATAATTTACATAGTTCCCCACATTATCTTCACCAGACTCTTCAATAATCATATCCAGTATGCTATGGTGTCAGTCCCACTAGGAGATGGCTGGAAGTCAGCTCCTTGCTACTAGAACATTTCTTGACCAACTATTCTCAACTGTTTTATTTATATACCATAACCTTTCCTCTTTATCTTTTATTTTCCCCATAATAACAATATTATGTGCCCAGGGAATTTGTGCAACTACTTGTTGCACAAATTCAATATCATATGGTAATAAATTTTTAAAACAATTTAATTTGTTCTTCTATTTTAAATCTTGATGCTACAATTTCTTCCTTTTCTTCCTCACCTTTTGTATGTTCACTCTTTAAATATTTAACGCCGCTTTTAAGCTTAGAGGATATAAGGTTTAAAACATATATATTATCAAATCTGTTGTATATGGAATCTCCGCCTAGTCCTGTTAAGCATATAAGCTGAGTATTGCTCTTTTTAGCAATATCAACTAATGGTTTTAAAAGATGCGCGGAACTTGTTTGTGCAAAAGGATTATCCATTATAAGCACCTTTCCGCTTTCCTTTCTGCTAAAGATATCACTATCATCCTTTCTCATATAGGATAATAAGCTTGATAGTATTACAAATGCGGAAAGGAAACCCTCTCCCCCTGAATTTTTTGAAACTTCATCCCAGGAAATCTGTCTTTGCTTATCCTCTTCTATTTTGTATAATTTAATATTTACTGTTCCAATTCCAACAACTTCATCATATAACTTATTTATATTGATATTATTGCTGATAATATCTTCTATGTCTTCATTCTGCTCTAAAGCTTTTATGCTTTGCTCTCTTATTCTCTCAATATATTCCTTTAATCTAACCTTATAAAGCTCTTTATTTTCTTCCCAAGCAGATACACTTATATTTAACATTTTTAATCTTTTTGCTCCAATAGTTATGGATGAATTGTCGTCTATCTTTTCAATATTCTCATGAACATCTTTTATATACTCTAATATGCTCTCTAATATTTTGCCCTCTTCTTTTTCTATAAGTTCAATGTCTGCCATTAACTTTTCCATAATCATTCCATAGGAATTAATAACTAAATTCAGCTGTTCCTTAAACTCTCTTGGTTTTCCGATTAAACTTTTCAGCGTCTGAATTGGCTCTTTGAATAGGCTTTCCTGTTTAAATTCATCCTTTATCTCAACATCAACGACTAAATTTGTAAGATTTTTTTCTCTTTCAATTTCTTGTGCTATTACATTATTTAAGTCTCTTTTTAGTTTTCCTACAAAGCTGTCTAATTCATTTAAGTCTATGTTTACATCAACTTTATCTGTAATATTTAGATCATTAAACTCATTCAAGCTGGTTAAATTATTTTCAATTTTTGCTATAACTTTATTAACTTCTGCCTTTTTACTATTAGTTTCAACAATCTCTAATTTCAGTTTTTCTATTTCCAGTTTAAAATCCTTATCTATTAATAAATTCTTAGCTTTCGGCTCATCCTTATTAAACTTAGCTTTAAGTTTAGCCTTTAAATCTTCTAATTTACTTACAGCGATACCCTGTGCTTTGTCAAATTTATTGTATTCATCCTTTAAATTATTGTATTTTTTATTTTCTTTTTGGAGTTCATCTTTTAATTCAAACTCCTTCTGCGTATCAAAAGTTTCATTAATATACTCAGCTTCTTTTACTTCATATTTATCAGCCTTCAAAGTAAGCTCGCTATGTATCTCATCAAATTTTTCATTAAGCTTTTTTATTGAATCTCTTAATTCCTTTTCTGAGCTTGTAATATCCTTTGTCAAAGCATTATACTCAGATATTAAATCTTCCTTATCCTTTTCAATTAAAGTTCCTGACTTATAAATATTAAACTCTGCAAGCTCCTTTGAAGCTTTTTCCTCTTCATTATTATAAAAATTAATTGCGCTGTTACACTCTTTTATTTCTTTTTCAATATCACTTATTCTGCTTTCAGCTTTATCTATATGATTATTTATTACACTTAGGCTTTCCAGTACTCTTTCTAAAGAAATTTTATTCTTTTTATACTTTTCATAGGCTTCTAAAAGTTCTTTAAAAGCTTTTGCTTTATCAATACTTTTTTGAATATCCTTCTCTAAAAGCTGTACTCTTTCTTTACAATTTTTTAATTCATCCTTGATGCTTAATATACTCTTTTCTAAAGCAATTTCTATTTCTCTTAATTCAGAAGCTTCCACTTTTAAATTGCTGATTTCTTTTTTTAACCCTTCGTAAACTTCTAAGGTCAAAGCTGAATATTTTATTATGTTTCTTTTTTCTTCGTAAAAAGCAATATTTTCACTCTTTTCATTTATCTTTGCTTGTACTGCTTGTGCTTCTTTAGCTTTATCATCTATCAGCTTTAAAAGCTCTCTTTCATTTAACAGCTTATTATTAAAGGATATAAAAAAGCTAACTCCATTTAAGTGAGCGACACCTGCATTTATATTAGCAAAACTTTTCTCAAGATCCTTTCTATTAATTATTGATATTGGAGAAGAAGTAAATATATCTAAAAGCTCTTTTTCTAGAAGCTCAATTTCTTTAGAATCCATTATTAAGGAGTATGGAATAAAAGGATTATCCTTTACAAGCTTTTCGTTCTTTTCTAACTGATACCCATTTTTCTTTAACCATTCCATTCCATAAGTTATGCTGATGTCTTTTTCTCTAAGCTTTTCTTCAATATCCTTAGACAGTTCTAAAACCTTACCTGTTTTAAGTTTTATCAGCTCACTATTTAAATTATCAAATAACTTTTTTAGCTTTACTTCATCCTCTTTTAACAAATCTATTTTTCTGTCAAAAGCATTGATTATACTTTCATTATCAAAAACCTTATCTTCCTCAAAATCAATAAACTTAATTATTTCCTTTCTTCTCTCTATTTCCTCTTCTGCCTTTTCAAGTTCTGAATTTTTATTGTTCAATTTATTTTTAACATCAGAGTTTTTTTCTAAATTGCGTATTTTTTCACTTTCTTTACTTTTTAATTTTTCTTCATCCTGCAGTATTTTTTCACTGACATTTTTTCTTTCTTTATCCAGCGTATTGCCTTCATCGTTAATTTCTTTATCAATACTAAGCAATCTTTCCTCGTCAAAATATGCTTCAATATTTCTAAATAAATTAAAACCAGAGCTTCTGTTAAAGCCTTCCTCTAATTTATCAAAGGATGAAATTTCAGCTGAAAGACTTCCTTTTCTCTCATTTAAATTATTTATTTCATTTCTATTAATCTTCAAGGAATTATTAATAGTTTCTTTTTCTTCTTCTAAATTTTTATTCAATTGAAGCTTATCTGACTTTTGTTTTTTTACAGTGTCCAGCTCCTTTTGCAAAATTCCTCTTATAGTAAAGCCTAGATTAATAATATGCGGTGCGTTATCCTCATTCTTTTTATGTAAATTAGCTAATTTAGTTTCTTGCTCTAAAAGCTCTTTTGAAGTATCTTGATACTGCCTATGTATTTTTGCGCACTCTAATATATTACCTTCTCTTATTAAGCTATTTTTCCTAAACTCACTTTCATTGACTAATTCCTGATGTTTTTTTATGTCAGCTTCTAAGCTATCTATTTCCTCCTGCTTTTTATAAACTTTTATAGATTCTTCTTCATACTGCAGCTCTATAATTTTATCATTAAGGCTTTCAATTAATTGTTCTAATGCTGCTTCTTCCTTTTCTTTATCTTCAAGCTTTTCTCTTAAATATACTATTACATTTGCTATATAATTTTTTATCTCTTCTCTTTTTTCAGCAGTAAGTATAAATTCCTCACAGCATATAAGTATATCCTTAGACAACTCATTGAATAATTCAAGCTTTGCTTTCTTATCAATATTTGCTTTGTTCTGTCTATACTGCTTAATGTAACTGTCCAGCAGCTGCCTGTAATTATCAATTCTATCATCATCAACCTTTAGTTTATTTTCTACAGCTGGCAGAAACCATTCTTTAACTAATCCATTGCTATCCTTAGCTTTAGTAAAAAGTTCTGAAAGCCCTGATTCCTTAATATT from Clostridium pasteurianum BC1 includes:
- a CDS encoding DUF1016 N-terminal domain-containing protein, yielding MEFVQQVVAQIPWAHNIVIMGKIKDKEERLWYINKTVENSWSRNVLVARS